From Actinomyces sp. oral taxon 171 str. F0337, one genomic window encodes:
- a CDS encoding Nif3-like dinuclear metal center hexameric protein — translation MSHTPAPASSEAGHEPSRNTPESLLTVGDVVALVEAAAPPGLAASWDSNGLICGDPADPVRSILLAVDPVTAVVDEAINAGVDMVITHHPLYLRGTDHVATTDPKGRCIHRLIRAGIALLNAHTSLDAAHGGVADALADRVGLISAVPLEPDPVSPDQGIGRIGTLPQPVTLRRLAADVAAALPDSAPGLLVGGDLDAVVGRIAVSGGAGDSLLQRAREAGADVFLTADLRHHPASEHLEEGRPYLLCGTHWATEWVGLEPLARRLQESAHCHGASLAVQVSHIVTDPWALRLPTGPDRA, via the coding sequence ATGAGTCATACTCCTGCCCCCGCATCTTCTGAGGCCGGACACGAGCCCTCACGGAACACTCCGGAAAGCCTCCTGACGGTCGGCGACGTCGTCGCCCTTGTGGAGGCCGCCGCTCCTCCCGGCCTGGCCGCCTCATGGGACTCCAACGGGCTCATCTGCGGTGACCCCGCCGATCCGGTGCGCAGCATCCTGCTGGCCGTCGATCCGGTGACGGCCGTCGTCGACGAGGCCATCAATGCCGGCGTCGATATGGTCATCACCCACCACCCCCTCTATCTGCGCGGAACCGATCACGTCGCAACCACCGATCCCAAGGGCCGCTGCATCCACCGCCTCATCCGCGCAGGCATCGCGCTCCTCAACGCCCACACCAGTCTCGACGCCGCCCACGGGGGAGTCGCCGATGCCCTCGCCGACCGCGTCGGACTCATCTCAGCCGTGCCGCTTGAGCCCGACCCCGTCTCCCCGGATCAGGGCATTGGACGGATCGGCACGCTCCCACAGCCCGTCACTCTGCGCCGGCTCGCCGCCGACGTCGCTGCAGCCCTGCCCGACTCGGCCCCCGGCCTCCTCGTGGGTGGGGACCTCGATGCCGTCGTCGGGCGCATCGCCGTCTCAGGTGGGGCGGGAGATTCTCTCTTGCAACGGGCCCGCGAGGCCGGAGCCGACGTGTTCCTCACCGCCGACCTGCGCCACCACCCTGCCTCCGAGCACCTGGAGGAGGGCCGCCCCTATCTCCTGTGCGGAACCCACTGGGCCACCGAGTGGGTCGGCCTGGAGCCCCTGGCTCGTAGGCTCCAGGAAAGCGCCCACTGCCATGGAGCCTCGCTGGCCGTTCAGGTCTCCCACATTGTTACGGACCCCTGGGCGCTGCGCCTGCCCACCGGACCAGACCGGGCATGA
- a CDS encoding zinc ribbon domain-containing protein, with protein MTSAPIAQQRLLIDLQDLDSRLARLRHERKHLPVLARIESVIERLKANKRAAIQAEAALDEAKKQATRSEDEVGQVVRRAEVLRERLHSGTSAARDLSAIQGEIDQLGQRQSALEEAQIMAMEALDSARQKAERLSRQESEIRTAGRELTAKRDAEFARLDEEIESLENQRADLAGTIETSLLADYEAVRTSTGGLGAVALRGRTVEGGAVEISPQELARIAAAPKEEVIHAEENDVIVVRMDI; from the coding sequence GTGACAAGCGCCCCCATCGCCCAGCAGCGCCTTCTCATCGACCTCCAGGACCTCGACTCCCGCCTGGCACGGTTGCGTCACGAGCGCAAGCACCTTCCGGTCCTCGCCCGAATCGAATCAGTCATCGAACGTCTCAAGGCGAATAAGCGAGCCGCCATCCAGGCCGAGGCCGCCCTCGACGAGGCCAAGAAGCAGGCCACTCGCAGCGAGGACGAGGTCGGGCAGGTGGTGCGCCGTGCCGAGGTACTGCGCGAGCGCCTCCACTCCGGCACCAGCGCGGCCCGAGACCTCTCCGCCATTCAGGGAGAGATCGACCAGCTCGGTCAACGGCAATCTGCCTTGGAGGAGGCACAGATCATGGCCATGGAGGCGCTCGACTCCGCCCGGCAGAAAGCGGAGCGCCTCAGCCGGCAGGAGTCCGAGATCCGCACGGCCGGGCGGGAGCTCACCGCCAAGCGCGACGCTGAGTTCGCCCGACTCGACGAGGAGATCGAGTCCCTGGAGAACCAGCGGGCAGACCTGGCTGGAACCATTGAGACGTCCCTCCTGGCGGACTACGAGGCCGTCCGCACCTCCACCGGCGGGCTCGGCGCGGTCGCCCTCAGGGGACGCACCGTTGAGGGCGGCGCCGTCGAGATCAGCCCCCAGGAGCTGGCCCGCATCGCGGCCGCCCCGAAGGAGGAGGTCATCCACGCCGAGGAGAACGACGTCATCGTCGTACGCATGGACATCTGA
- a CDS encoding YaaA family protein, with protein MRVLILLPPSEGKTAPASGPSLDLDSLLDAERLTAARREVMSALAGVSRSAEAASVLGLGPRSAEQVGINLSLETSPCVPAHRLFTGVLYEAAGLDSIAKDPTGRAALERHCVVFSGLWGILSPTDLVPDHRLSMGTSLPGPGRLPAFWKPYLGPSLTAMAAQGLVVDCRSADYAAAWKPAAHDGIEVATVRVVRTADDGSRKVVSHMAKHARGLLAGELIRAVAGGTLPASARVDDIARVAGRLDGIDNVEVSEPDRKGQQALTLVTR; from the coding sequence GTGCGGGTGCTGATCCTGCTTCCTCCCTCTGAGGGAAAGACTGCTCCTGCCAGTGGACCGTCACTGGATCTCGACTCGCTGCTGGACGCGGAGAGGCTTACCGCCGCGCGTCGTGAGGTGATGTCCGCGCTGGCCGGGGTGAGCCGCAGCGCCGAGGCGGCCTCCGTCCTGGGGTTGGGACCGCGTAGCGCTGAGCAGGTGGGGATAAATCTGTCACTGGAGACCTCACCCTGCGTCCCTGCCCATCGGCTGTTCACCGGGGTCCTGTACGAGGCTGCTGGGCTCGACTCTATCGCCAAGGACCCGACGGGCCGCGCCGCACTGGAGCGCCACTGCGTTGTCTTCTCGGGTCTGTGGGGCATCCTCTCCCCCACTGACCTGGTACCCGACCACCGCCTGTCGATGGGCACGTCCCTGCCCGGACCGGGACGCCTGCCGGCGTTCTGGAAGCCGTACCTTGGACCGTCCCTGACCGCCATGGCTGCGCAGGGCTTGGTGGTCGATTGCCGGTCGGCAGATTACGCCGCCGCTTGGAAGCCGGCTGCGCATGACGGCATCGAGGTCGCGACCGTGCGCGTGGTTCGCACCGCGGACGACGGTTCCCGCAAGGTGGTCTCCCACATGGCCAAGCACGCTCGCGGGCTACTCGCCGGGGAGCTTATCAGGGCCGTTGCCGGTGGGACCCTGCCTGCGTCAGCGCGCGTAGACGACATCGCACGTGTCGCCGGGCGCCTGGACGGCATTGACAACGTCGAGGTCTCCGAGCCGGACCGGAAGGGGCAACAGGCTCTCACCCTGGTGACTCGCTGA